In one window of Protaetiibacter larvae DNA:
- a CDS encoding glycoside hydrolase family 13 protein produces the protein MNSTTPRATDRDDWWRTAVIYQVYPRSFADSDGDGIGDLPGITHRLPALAELGVDAIWLSPFFTSPQADAGYDVADYCDVDPIFGTLADFDAMLATAHELGLRVLIDLVPNHSSSAHRWFQEALAAPAGSPERARYLFRDGKGALGQLPPNNWESVFGGGAWTRVTEPDGTPGQWYLHLFDSSQPDFDWTNPEVREYFRGVLRFWLDRGVDGFRVDVAHGLAKAPGLPDYTPPAVDGGSMGGNETDAPFWAQDGVHEIYRDWHAVLAAYGPGRILAGEAWVEPLAKLANWVRPDEMHQTFNFSYLETPWEADALRAVVDRSLAAFGGVGAPSTWVLSNHDVIRHATRLGLTPPPPQGQGLGPKSESHPDEVVGLRRARAATGFMLSLPGSSYLYQGEELGLPEVIDLPDEARQDPSFFRTGGKTYGRDGCRVPLPWEADAPGAGFGPTAESWLPQPVYWPSYARDAQQGVPESTLEFYRSALAARRAHGLGSGTVEWLPSEDPEVLVLRNGAVTVVANTGAGTTPLPAGRVVLASGPLGADRIPGDTTVWLVAD, from the coding sequence GTGAACTCGACGACCCCCCGCGCCACCGACCGCGACGACTGGTGGCGCACCGCCGTCATCTACCAGGTCTACCCGCGCTCCTTCGCGGACTCCGACGGCGACGGCATCGGCGACCTGCCCGGCATCACACACCGCCTCCCGGCGCTCGCCGAGCTCGGCGTCGACGCGATCTGGCTCTCTCCGTTCTTCACCTCGCCGCAGGCCGACGCCGGCTACGACGTCGCCGACTACTGCGACGTGGATCCGATCTTCGGCACCCTCGCCGACTTCGACGCGATGCTCGCGACCGCCCACGAACTCGGCCTGCGCGTGCTCATCGACCTCGTCCCCAACCACTCCTCGAGCGCGCACCGCTGGTTCCAGGAGGCGCTCGCCGCACCCGCCGGCTCCCCCGAGCGCGCCCGCTACCTGTTCCGCGACGGGAAGGGCGCACTCGGACAGCTGCCGCCCAACAACTGGGAGTCGGTGTTCGGCGGCGGCGCCTGGACGCGCGTCACGGAACCCGACGGCACGCCCGGCCAGTGGTACCTGCACCTCTTCGACAGTTCGCAGCCCGACTTCGACTGGACCAACCCCGAGGTGCGCGAGTACTTCCGCGGGGTGCTGCGCTTCTGGCTCGACCGCGGCGTCGACGGCTTCCGGGTGGACGTGGCGCACGGGCTCGCGAAGGCTCCCGGCCTGCCCGACTACACGCCGCCCGCGGTCGACGGCGGCAGCATGGGCGGCAACGAGACCGACGCCCCGTTCTGGGCGCAGGACGGCGTGCACGAGATCTACCGCGACTGGCACGCCGTGCTGGCCGCGTACGGCCCCGGCCGCATCCTCGCCGGCGAGGCCTGGGTGGAGCCGCTCGCGAAGCTCGCCAACTGGGTGCGCCCCGACGAGATGCACCAGACCTTCAACTTCAGTTACCTCGAGACACCGTGGGAGGCCGATGCCCTCCGCGCGGTCGTCGACCGCTCGCTCGCCGCATTCGGCGGTGTCGGCGCGCCGAGCACCTGGGTGCTCTCCAACCACGACGTCATCCGTCACGCGACGCGCCTCGGGCTCACGCCCCCGCCGCCGCAGGGCCAGGGGCTGGGGCCGAAGTCGGAGTCGCACCCCGACGAGGTGGTGGGCCTCCGCCGCGCCCGCGCGGCGACCGGCTTCATGCTGAGCCTGCCCGGCTCCTCCTACCTGTACCAGGGCGAGGAGCTGGGGCTCCCCGAGGTGATCGACCTTCCCGACGAGGCCCGCCAGGACCCGAGCTTCTTCCGCACCGGCGGCAAGACCTACGGGCGCGACGGATGCCGCGTGCCGCTGCCCTGGGAGGCGGACGCCCCCGGCGCGGGCTTCGGCCCGACCGCCGAGAGCTGGCTGCCGCAGCCCGTCTACTGGCCCAGCTACGCGCGCGACGCCCAGCAGGGGGTTCCGGAGTCGACCCTCGAGTTCTACCGCTCGGCGCTCGCCGCCCGACGCGCGCACGGGCTCGGCTCGGGGACCGTCGAGTGGCTGCCGAGCGAGGACCCGGAGGTGCTCGTGCTGCGCAACGGCGCCGTCACGGTCGTCGCCAACACGGGCGCGGGCACGACGCCGCTGCCCGCGGGGCGCGTGGTCCTGGCGAGCGGACCGCTCGGCGCCGACCGCATCCCGGGCGACACGACGGTCTGGCTCGTCGCGGACTGA
- a CDS encoding M23 family metallopeptidase: MNHVAPVARTRRERRDDERRRVVTGRSGTRRAVGSRVLSFGVLAVVGAFLVGVSVPATALGVITPADAAGTAPALAAAVTEPGQEVDVHGDLAESVEARDGFEVKSWAEVLREKYGPRNYSYTVGSGAIRWPFPYAVPISSGYGQRVAACNGCSTDHKGIDFVPGLGAPIYAIADGVVVEHEENHWSFGNTVVLQHQIDGQVVETRYAHMQLSSSPLQLGDTVAVGDFIGLVGQTGVATAPHLHFEVIVEGAHVDPFVWLTEHAS, encoded by the coding sequence ATGAATCACGTCGCGCCCGTCGCCCGCACCCGCCGCGAGCGTCGCGACGACGAGCGTCGCCGCGTCGTCACCGGACGCTCCGGCACCCGCCGTGCCGTCGGGTCGCGCGTGCTGTCGTTCGGTGTGCTCGCCGTCGTCGGGGCGTTCCTCGTGGGGGTCTCGGTGCCCGCCACGGCGCTCGGCGTGATCACCCCGGCGGATGCCGCGGGCACCGCCCCGGCACTCGCGGCGGCCGTCACCGAGCCGGGTCAGGAGGTCGACGTCCACGGCGACCTGGCCGAATCGGTCGAGGCCCGTGACGGCTTCGAGGTGAAGTCGTGGGCCGAGGTGCTGCGCGAGAAGTACGGCCCCCGCAACTACAGCTACACCGTGGGGTCCGGCGCGATCCGCTGGCCGTTCCCGTACGCGGTGCCCATCTCATCCGGTTACGGGCAGCGGGTGGCCGCGTGCAACGGCTGCTCCACCGACCACAAGGGCATCGACTTCGTGCCGGGCCTCGGCGCGCCGATCTACGCGATCGCCGACGGCGTCGTCGTGGAGCACGAGGAGAACCACTGGAGCTTCGGCAACACGGTCGTGCTGCAGCATCAGATCGACGGTCAGGTGGTCGAGACCCGCTACGCCCACATGCAGCTGTCGTCGTCGCCGTTGCAGCTCGGCGACACGGTCGCCGTGGGCGACTTCATCGGGCTCGTCGGGCAGACGGGTGTCGCGACCGCCCCGCACCTGCACTTCGAGGTGATCGTGGAGGGCGCGCACGTCGACCCCTTCGTCTGGCTCACCGAGCACGCCAGCTGA
- a CDS encoding inositol monophosphatase family protein — MSLELLELARRIAVEAGELAALRRGEGVEVAATKSSIVDVVTAADREVEELIRARIAAARPDDAILGEEGGTTGGTSGITWVVDPIDGTVNYLYGIPHYAVSIAVVEGEPDPLSWTVLAGAVFNPARGELFTAALGGGAHLDDRPIRVADAVPLPLALLATGFAYDAGMRERQGEAVARLLPQVRDIRRFGTASLDLGAVASGRINGYFERTLSPWDHAAGTLIAREAGATVKGLGVDRPSRDFLIAGHPELVAPLEELLLRLGA; from the coding sequence ATGAGCCTCGAACTGCTGGAACTCGCCCGCCGTATCGCCGTCGAGGCGGGGGAACTCGCGGCGTTGCGGCGCGGTGAGGGCGTCGAGGTGGCCGCCACCAAGTCGAGCATCGTCGACGTCGTGACGGCGGCCGATCGCGAGGTCGAAGAGCTCATCCGGGCCCGGATCGCAGCGGCTCGCCCGGATGACGCGATCCTCGGCGAGGAGGGCGGCACCACGGGCGGCACGAGCGGCATCACCTGGGTGGTCGACCCGATCGACGGCACCGTCAACTACCTCTATGGCATCCCGCACTACGCCGTCAGCATCGCGGTCGTGGAGGGCGAGCCCGACCCGCTCAGCTGGACGGTGCTCGCGGGTGCCGTGTTCAACCCCGCACGCGGGGAGCTGTTCACCGCGGCACTCGGCGGTGGCGCGCACCTCGACGACCGCCCCATCCGGGTCGCGGACGCGGTGCCGCTGCCGCTCGCGCTCCTCGCGACCGGCTTCGCGTACGACGCGGGGATGCGCGAACGTCAGGGCGAGGCGGTCGCCCGGCTGCTGCCGCAGGTGCGCGACATCCGCCGCTTCGGAACCGCCTCGCTCGACCTGGGCGCCGTCGCGAGCGGGCGCATCAACGGCTACTTCGAGCGCACCCTGAGCCCCTGGGATCACGCCGCCGGCACCCTCATCGCCCGTGAGGCGGGCGCGACGGTGAAAGGGCTCGGCGTCGATCGGCCGAGCCGCGACTTCCTGATCGCGGGGCATCCGGAGCTCGTGGCACCGCTCGAGGAGCTGCTGCTGCGGCTCGGCGCCTGA
- a CDS encoding IS481 family transposase yields MSNKHQVAVLQITAGQLTVSEAARRYGISRQHLHRLLTRFRNGGLEAIEPRSRAPLSNPNQTSDEVRQRIIELRRQLAATGMDAGPITIAWHLEQSGHAVPSTATIRRIITRAGLVTPEPRKRPKNSFVRFEAAQPNGTWQSDFTHWHLADGTDIEILNWLDDHSRYLLGCTAIGRVTGDDVIVDFLRLIDTYGPPATTLTDNGSVYTARFVGGKNAFELTLPLLGIQQKNGHPGHPQTQGKIERFHQTLKRFLAAQPVPRTPAELQHQLDAFRQHYNEHRPHRARDRMTPGDAYRDTPKALPARRIESGHYRLRYDHVDDRGKVSFRLAGRMHHLGIGIEHHRKRIIAIADHETVTVIHLDTGEVIATNQIEPTHSYWRNTKKAPGRWPRAST; encoded by the coding sequence ATGTCGAACAAGCATCAGGTCGCGGTCCTGCAGATCACCGCCGGACAGCTCACGGTGTCGGAAGCCGCCCGCCGCTACGGCATCAGCCGGCAGCACCTGCACCGGCTCCTGACCCGGTTCCGGAATGGGGGCCTGGAGGCGATCGAGCCCCGCTCCCGAGCCCCGCTATCGAACCCGAACCAGACCAGCGACGAGGTTCGGCAGCGCATCATCGAACTGCGCCGTCAGCTCGCTGCCACCGGGATGGATGCCGGCCCGATCACGATCGCCTGGCATCTCGAGCAGTCAGGACATGCAGTCCCGTCGACTGCGACGATTCGTCGGATCATCACCCGCGCCGGCCTGGTCACCCCGGAACCGAGAAAGCGCCCGAAGAACTCGTTCGTCCGTTTCGAGGCCGCACAACCCAACGGCACCTGGCAGTCCGACTTCACTCACTGGCACCTGGCCGACGGCACCGACATCGAAATCCTGAACTGGCTCGACGACCACTCCCGCTACCTGCTGGGCTGCACCGCGATCGGCCGCGTCACCGGCGACGACGTGATCGTCGACTTCCTGCGCCTGATCGACACCTACGGCCCGCCGGCGACCACACTCACCGACAACGGCAGCGTCTACACCGCCCGCTTCGTCGGCGGGAAGAACGCGTTCGAGCTCACCTTGCCGCTGCTGGGCATCCAGCAGAAGAACGGCCACCCAGGCCACCCGCAGACCCAGGGCAAGATCGAACGCTTCCACCAGACCCTGAAACGCTTCCTCGCAGCTCAGCCCGTCCCGCGCACGCCGGCTGAGCTGCAGCACCAACTCGATGCCTTCCGGCAGCACTACAACGAACACCGCCCCCACCGCGCAAGAGACCGCATGACCCCCGGCGACGCCTACCGCGACACCCCGAAAGCCCTCCCCGCCCGACGCATCGAATCCGGCCACTACCGACTGCGCTACGACCACGTCGACGACCGCGGCAAAGTCTCCTTCCGCCTCGCCGGACGCATGCACCACCTCGGCATCGGCATCGAGCACCACCGCAAACGCATCATCGCGATCGCCGACCACGAAACCGTGACCGTCATCCACCTCGACACCGGCGAAGTCATCGCCACCAACCAGATCGAACCGACCCACAGCTACTGGCGCAACACGAAGAAAGCCCCAGGCCGATGGCCCAGGGCTTCCACGTGA
- a CDS encoding DNA cytosine methyltransferase, translated as MRGTGTDTSAPSARRPVAVDLFAGAGGLSLGLEQAGFDVVASVEYDPVHATTHAFNFPLTEVLCDDIGKLPESTLRRSVERGWANHHGDEPWDGEVDLVAGGPPCQGFSWIGKRQVDDARNDLIFHFFRLVNSLRPRYFLMENVPGIASGEHKELLADLIRRFENAGYVVPSPHILNAADYGVPQDRRRFILLGYRADVDPVAHPAPVVRPARPVRSTLRSNVEPLPAGPTVWDAIGDLPDLDQFPALATSDVTPLTRAQQNKMDLAASEYARRLRGLEDDPTDFAYRRKWDPSVLTSSWQTQHTDVSISRFAATEQGSTEKVSRFLRLAEEGLCNTLRAGTGGERGAHTSPRPLHPRNARVLSVREAARLHSFPDWFRLHSTKWNGFRQIGNAVPPIFGRALGRAVIEALGVQPAKPDEVLELTDEHLLYMAMGEATKYAGASHDSIPKSRRRSKPEPRLAEAV; from the coding sequence ATGCGGGGCACTGGGACGGACACATCTGCACCTTCGGCACGTCGGCCGGTCGCTGTTGACCTGTTCGCTGGCGCTGGTGGACTTTCGCTCGGACTCGAACAGGCGGGCTTCGACGTCGTCGCCTCAGTGGAGTACGACCCTGTCCACGCCACCACTCACGCATTCAACTTCCCGCTCACCGAAGTCCTCTGCGACGACATCGGGAAACTGCCCGAGTCGACGCTTCGGCGGTCGGTCGAGCGGGGATGGGCCAACCATCACGGCGACGAGCCGTGGGACGGCGAGGTTGATCTTGTCGCCGGTGGTCCGCCCTGCCAGGGGTTCTCGTGGATCGGCAAGCGCCAGGTCGACGACGCGCGAAACGACCTGATCTTCCACTTCTTCCGGCTCGTGAACTCGCTTCGTCCGCGCTACTTTCTCATGGAGAATGTTCCGGGGATTGCCTCGGGCGAGCACAAGGAGTTGCTTGCCGACCTGATCCGCCGCTTCGAGAACGCCGGATACGTCGTGCCCAGCCCGCACATCCTCAATGCGGCTGACTACGGCGTGCCTCAGGACCGGCGGCGCTTCATCCTGCTCGGATACCGTGCGGACGTTGACCCGGTGGCGCACCCGGCGCCCGTCGTGCGCCCCGCGCGTCCGGTTCGCAGCACGCTGCGTTCGAACGTCGAGCCGTTGCCCGCGGGACCGACGGTTTGGGACGCCATTGGCGACCTTCCGGACCTCGATCAGTTCCCCGCGCTAGCGACCAGCGACGTGACTCCGCTCACGCGCGCGCAGCAGAACAAGATGGACCTTGCAGCGTCCGAGTACGCACGCCGCCTCCGCGGACTTGAGGACGACCCAACCGACTTCGCCTATCGGCGCAAGTGGGACCCTTCGGTTCTGACTTCGAGTTGGCAGACGCAGCACACCGACGTGTCTATTTCCCGGTTCGCTGCGACGGAGCAGGGCTCGACAGAGAAGGTGAGCCGTTTCCTACGTCTGGCTGAGGAAGGACTGTGCAACACCCTCCGGGCGGGCACCGGAGGCGAGCGCGGCGCTCACACGTCGCCTCGACCGCTTCACCCGCGGAACGCGCGAGTCCTCTCCGTTCGCGAGGCTGCGCGACTCCACTCCTTCCCCGACTGGTTCCGCCTCCACTCGACCAAGTGGAATGGCTTCCGGCAGATCGGCAATGCGGTCCCGCCAATCTTCGGTCGCGCGTTGGGTCGCGCCGTGATCGAGGCTCTGGGTGTGCAGCCGGCCAAGCCCGACGAGGTTCTCGAGCTCACTGACGAGCACCTTCTGTACATGGCAATGGGCGAGGCGACGAAGTACGCCGGAGCGTCGCACGACTCGATTCCGAAGTCGCGCCGCCGCTCGAAGCCCGAGCCGCGGCTTGCCGAGGCCGTCTAA
- a CDS encoding very short patch repair endonuclease produces MQGNRSRDTKPELAVRRAAHALGLRYRVNARPLSSLRRSADLVFRRERVAVFIDGCFWHGCPEHHVASKSRVEYWGPKIEANRRRDADTDKLLRAQGWYPLRAWSHEDPAEVAFRVRALIDMRRAATG; encoded by the coding sequence ATGCAAGGCAACCGCTCCCGCGACACCAAACCGGAGTTGGCGGTGCGTCGCGCGGCGCATGCGCTTGGACTGAGATACCGGGTCAACGCTCGACCACTGTCGAGCCTCCGGCGCAGCGCCGACCTCGTGTTTCGGCGGGAACGAGTCGCAGTGTTCATCGACGGGTGCTTCTGGCACGGGTGCCCCGAACACCACGTCGCCTCGAAGTCCCGCGTCGAGTACTGGGGTCCAAAGATCGAGGCCAACCGTCGCAGAGACGCGGACACAGACAAGCTGCTGCGAGCGCAGGGCTGGTACCCGCTCCGCGCCTGGAGCCATGAGGATCCAGCCGAGGTCGCATTCCGAGTGCGCGCGCTGATCGACATGCGCCGGGCGGCTACCGGCTGA
- a CDS encoding ribbon-helix-helix domain-containing protein encodes MSNTHAKRGPKPGSWVPLETSITPALDRAMNELVLSTGVSKASVVRAALAHYLAAQGVLPPDHPDLIEPTPTRGPGLASQRKDNP; translated from the coding sequence ATGAGCAATACTCACGCCAAGCGAGGGCCGAAGCCGGGGTCGTGGGTGCCGTTGGAAACGAGCATCACGCCTGCGCTCGACCGCGCCATGAATGAACTCGTGCTCAGCACGGGCGTCTCCAAGGCGAGCGTCGTGCGCGCGGCACTGGCGCACTATCTCGCAGCGCAGGGCGTGCTCCCGCCTGACCACCCCGACCTGATCGAACCGACACCGACGCGCGGCCCGGGCCTCGCATCCCAGAGAAAGGACAACCCATGA
- a CDS encoding bifunctional DNA primase/helicase, with translation MATVRRRRPPVVTTYTPAALLASRLGDYITQPEPTGDGEMRMFCPICEVPGESRTPSASINPRLGKWHCLGKCSEGGSILALTQQLGVKIRGSASRESTAKKKPALPPPLEDQHKPLDWHDKFMRGECADFLDFLTQERGLHPNTLAHFHVGADGERVTIPIYVRGRCINVRRYLPHAPNAKRKMLNLPGHGSPAVLAFTETLAGNSLPVVVTEGELDALLVWQEAAGRLAVVTGTGGAGTPPPDLSALRGREVWVAYDNDDAGRKGAEKFTARAKAAGAHAHVLDLARLGLSGDGADVSDYLLRCGKVDALLAEMERLRSAPEAGVDEVATAMEAAFLDLGAPQTEYTAALLSEDDILTAPPLRYVVEPWLPVGMFTSMFGQPGSGKTFVGQDLQNAVRAGIPWHGHDVAPGAVLLLEAEGVQQLQARIVAWNEHHGNPDMAAFRALDVPLDLSTPEGAAALVRTVRGMEAATGERVVLVWIDPAALYMSSSENEDGNRNLALGLNAVAKYLDIAVLVIVHTNAEGSRARGTDHFRMLSGSHIRVERIDGDMVGVVQEKVKNTSPRAVILRPVQIGRSLAFDTEERMSALDYASRKDRAAWTSKVTHRLSEATTAHEVKTSHAEALILDVLATRPRQSTTQIVAATQGQGVGSDGIKAALASMVERGVVATEPGPRKATLHTLADLAEGAEK, from the coding sequence ATGGCAACCGTGCGCCGACGACGGCCACCCGTCGTCACTACCTACACGCCCGCTGCGCTGCTCGCGAGCCGACTCGGGGACTACATCACGCAGCCCGAGCCGACCGGCGACGGCGAGATGCGGATGTTCTGCCCGATCTGCGAGGTGCCCGGCGAGAGCCGGACGCCGTCCGCATCGATCAACCCCAGGCTCGGCAAGTGGCACTGCCTCGGCAAGTGCAGCGAGGGCGGGTCGATCCTCGCGCTCACGCAACAGTTGGGCGTCAAGATTCGCGGCTCTGCAAGCCGGGAGTCGACCGCGAAGAAGAAGCCCGCTCTGCCGCCGCCGTTGGAAGACCAGCACAAGCCGCTCGATTGGCACGACAAGTTCATGCGGGGCGAGTGCGCCGACTTCCTCGACTTCCTGACGCAGGAGCGCGGCCTGCACCCCAACACCCTCGCCCACTTCCACGTAGGCGCTGACGGCGAGCGCGTCACGATCCCCATCTATGTGCGCGGGCGGTGCATCAACGTCCGGCGCTACCTGCCACACGCACCGAACGCGAAGCGCAAGATGCTCAACCTGCCCGGCCACGGATCACCGGCAGTGCTCGCGTTCACCGAGACGCTGGCCGGCAACTCGCTCCCGGTCGTCGTGACCGAGGGAGAACTCGACGCGCTGCTGGTGTGGCAGGAGGCCGCAGGTCGCCTCGCCGTCGTCACCGGCACGGGCGGCGCGGGCACTCCCCCGCCCGACCTGTCGGCGCTCCGTGGCCGTGAGGTCTGGGTCGCCTACGACAACGACGACGCGGGCCGGAAGGGTGCGGAGAAGTTCACTGCCCGCGCGAAGGCCGCGGGCGCTCATGCCCACGTGCTCGACCTCGCCCGGCTCGGGCTGAGCGGCGACGGCGCAGACGTGTCCGACTACCTGCTGCGATGCGGCAAGGTGGACGCGCTGCTCGCGGAGATGGAGCGCCTGCGGTCAGCACCGGAGGCTGGCGTGGACGAGGTCGCCACGGCGATGGAGGCCGCGTTCCTCGACCTCGGGGCACCGCAGACCGAGTACACCGCTGCGCTGCTGTCGGAGGACGACATCCTCACCGCTCCCCCGCTGCGGTACGTGGTGGAGCCGTGGCTGCCGGTGGGCATGTTCACGTCGATGTTCGGCCAGCCCGGCTCGGGCAAGACGTTCGTCGGGCAGGACCTGCAGAACGCCGTCCGCGCGGGCATCCCCTGGCATGGTCACGACGTCGCACCGGGCGCGGTGCTGCTGCTAGAGGCCGAGGGCGTGCAGCAGCTCCAAGCCCGCATCGTCGCGTGGAACGAGCACCACGGAAACCCGGATATGGCCGCCTTCCGCGCGCTCGACGTGCCGCTCGACCTCTCGACGCCGGAGGGTGCCGCCGCGCTGGTCCGCACGGTGCGGGGCATGGAGGCCGCAACCGGCGAGCGCGTGGTGCTCGTGTGGATCGACCCCGCGGCGCTCTACATGTCGAGCAGCGAGAACGAGGACGGCAACCGCAACCTCGCGCTCGGCCTGAACGCCGTTGCGAAGTACCTCGACATCGCCGTGCTCGTGATCGTCCACACCAACGCCGAGGGCTCCCGCGCTCGTGGCACCGACCACTTCCGCATGCTGTCCGGTTCGCACATCCGCGTCGAGCGCATCGACGGCGACATGGTCGGCGTGGTGCAGGAGAAGGTCAAGAACACGTCGCCCCGCGCGGTGATCCTCCGCCCAGTGCAGATCGGACGCTCGCTCGCGTTCGACACCGAGGAACGCATGTCGGCTCTGGACTACGCCTCGCGGAAGGATCGCGCCGCCTGGACGTCGAAGGTCACGCATCGCCTCTCGGAGGCAACCACAGCCCACGAAGTGAAGACCAGCCACGCGGAGGCGCTGATTCTCGACGTTCTCGCCACCCGACCGCGACAGTCCACCACGCAGATCGTCGCCGCAACCCAAGGGCAAGGCGTCGGCTCGGACGGCATCAAGGCCGCGCTCGCGTCGATGGTCGAGCGAGGCGTCGTCGCGACCGAACCCGGCCCACGCAAGGCGACCTTGCACACCCTCGCCGACCTCGCGGAAGGGGCCGAGAAGTGA
- a CDS encoding recombinase family protein: MSAKHCLIYVRVSTEEQAASGLGVEAQTAQAVAECERRGWTYEVLADLGASGKHVNPNLRRALDMLDAHQADALMVAKLDRLARSVRHAAAIIDDATRTGWALVVLDNALDLTTPGGRAMAQMLATFAEYEREMISSRTKEALAARKARGLHNGRKSAIPAGVLRRIVLDRDAGRSFDSIARTLTADGVLTPTGLDTWHESTVRRAYASAARTPQEA; encoded by the coding sequence ATGAGCGCGAAGCACTGCCTGATCTACGTCAGGGTCAGCACCGAGGAACAGGCCGCGTCCGGGCTGGGCGTCGAGGCGCAGACCGCACAGGCCGTAGCCGAGTGCGAGCGGCGCGGTTGGACATACGAGGTTCTGGCCGACCTCGGCGCGAGCGGGAAGCACGTGAACCCGAACCTGCGGCGAGCGCTCGACATGCTCGACGCCCACCAAGCCGACGCGCTCATGGTGGCGAAGTTGGACCGGCTCGCCCGCAGCGTTCGGCACGCCGCAGCGATCATCGACGACGCAACCCGCACCGGCTGGGCGCTCGTGGTGCTCGACAACGCCCTCGACCTCACCACGCCGGGCGGCAGGGCGATGGCGCAGATGCTGGCGACGTTTGCAGAGTACGAGCGCGAGATGATCTCCTCCCGCACCAAGGAAGCCCTCGCCGCCCGCAAAGCACGCGGACTCCACAACGGGCGCAAGTCAGCGATCCCGGCAGGCGTGCTGCGGCGCATCGTCCTCGACCGCGACGCGGGGCGCTCCTTCGACAGCATCGCCCGCACGCTCACCGCCGACGGCGTACTCACCCCGACCGGCCTCGACACCTGGCACGAGTCCACCGTCCGCCGCGCCTACGCCAGCGCGGCCCGCACCCCTCAGGAGGCATGA
- a CDS encoding tyrosine-type recombinase/integrase — protein sequence MAHVREVARKDGSAWECRWREPGGTFKQRTFPTEETAREFVVELKIERRDNGTTTHMSRLGKKFQDVADASMAASAHRLKPKTLRGYEDAYRLHIFPTFGQRRINTITSMDVEKWMSEMQRKTSLQTGRPYAAASVRGAFVALTKVFSYAVKHRLIPANPCAPVERPRLHPHDMVFLAPDEVAAVASELDALPPYGLLVRVAAYSGLRAGELAALRIRDVNFLRGHVEVRRTVARGKDGWTFGTPKSARSTRDVPLPRSVLEELRAYLAQHPHRTDPQAALWPGRRKGGYGETRAPLDYDRQINVGSVYRNHFAPALARLGIQPARWHDLRHFYASACAAQGIDIRKVSRWMGHANINTTDSIYTHLFNGSAVADMDRLDALATAPPAAPVPRIGRTAEV from the coding sequence ATGGCGCACGTTCGAGAGGTAGCCCGCAAGGACGGTTCGGCGTGGGAGTGCCGGTGGCGGGAGCCGGGAGGCACATTCAAGCAACGCACTTTCCCCACGGAGGAAACGGCCCGGGAGTTCGTCGTTGAACTCAAGATCGAACGCCGCGACAACGGCACCACGACGCACATGTCTCGACTCGGCAAGAAGTTCCAGGACGTGGCCGACGCAAGCATGGCGGCGAGCGCCCACCGACTCAAGCCCAAGACGCTGCGCGGCTACGAGGACGCGTACCGCCTGCATATCTTCCCGACCTTCGGGCAGCGGCGCATTAACACGATTACGTCGATGGACGTCGAGAAGTGGATGTCCGAGATGCAGCGGAAGACATCACTGCAGACGGGACGACCCTACGCAGCCGCGAGTGTCCGGGGCGCGTTCGTCGCGCTGACCAAGGTGTTCTCGTACGCAGTCAAGCACCGCCTCATCCCGGCCAACCCCTGCGCGCCCGTCGAGCGCCCGCGCCTTCACCCGCACGACATGGTGTTTCTGGCACCTGACGAGGTGGCCGCGGTCGCGTCGGAGTTGGACGCGCTGCCGCCTTACGGCCTGCTGGTGAGGGTGGCTGCATACTCCGGCCTGCGCGCCGGAGAACTCGCCGCGCTGCGAATCCGGGACGTGAACTTCCTCCGCGGGCATGTCGAGGTGCGCCGAACGGTCGCACGAGGTAAGGACGGCTGGACCTTTGGCACCCCAAAGTCCGCACGTTCGACCCGCGACGTGCCTCTGCCGCGATCCGTTTTGGAGGAACTGCGGGCGTACCTCGCGCAGCACCCGCACCGCACTGATCCGCAGGCGGCGCTGTGGCCCGGACGGCGGAAGGGCGGCTACGGCGAGACCCGCGCGCCACTCGACTACGACCGACAGATCAACGTCGGTTCCGTGTACCGGAACCACTTCGCCCCCGCTCTGGCACGGCTCGGCATCCAGCCCGCACGTTGGCACGACCTGCGACATTTCTACGCAAGCGCGTGCGCGGCACAGGGTATCGACATTCGCAAGGTGTCCAGGTGGATGGGTCACGCCAACATCAACACGACTGACTCGATCTACACACACTTGTTCAACGGATCAGCCGTCGCCGACATGGATCGCCTCGACGCTCTCGCGACCGCACCCCCGGCTGCGCCCGTACCGCGCATCGGAAGGACCGCGGAGGTATGA